Proteins found in one Lathamus discolor isolate bLatDis1 chromosome 7, bLatDis1.hap1, whole genome shotgun sequence genomic segment:
- the CCDC51 gene encoding mitochondrial potassium channel — protein MGPMKYKSGVSSVSCGLQYHHSLIKWSPKMNVHIVRTYCSSAPKRPEAKSALEAASALLNRLTEAGAVMGKNSLQKMSATCKSWWDRYEEFVGINEVREAQGKVTEAENVFMIARGIVREARENVEAQQIKLKEIRDRLDRVSRDDTQYLELATLEHRLLQEEKRYRAAYLNAEESEREKFSLFSAAVRESHEKERTRAEKTKNWSIIGSVLGAIIGVLGSTYVNRVRLQELKVLVLEAQKGPVNLQEAIREQASSHSLQQKDLSDVIADLKSVLQTRTSQEMKEGALLTRQDKGDSINIDALLIPLNEQLSYTKQVSSCLGSLEQQFRSLQESVAQMVSELQSVKLAVHARTTERAVPRSSAEGKGQASAARDVILELCDTERRLEAQIKRNSIYSTALTCAVFAITLPVLYIILKGS, from the exons ATGGGGCCAATGAAATATAAGTCCGGTGTGTCTTCAGTGTCCTGTGGTCTGCAGTACCACCACTCGTTGATAAAGTGGAGTCCAAAAATGAATGTCCACATAGTGCGGACTTACTGCTCATCAGCGCCCAAGAGGCCGGAGGCCAAGTCTGCACTAGAAGCAGCCTCAGCTCTTCTGAATCGACTGACAGAGGCTGGGGCTGTGATGGGAAAAAACTCCCTTCAGAAGATGTCTGCGACCTGCAAGAGCTGGTGGGACAGATACGAAGAGTTTGTTGGGATTAATGAGGTTCGAGAGGCTCAGGGAAAAGTGACAGAG GCTGAAAATGTCTTTATGATAGCTCGAGGGATAGTACGAGAGGCCCGTGAAAATGTAGAAGCCCAACAGATTAAACTGAAGGAAATTCGGGACCGTTTAGACAGGGTCTCACGGGATGACACCCAGTATTTAGAACTGGCCACTCTGGAACACAGGTTGCTGCAG gaagagaagaggtACCGAGctgcatatttaaatgcagaagaatctgagagagaaaaattctCACTCTTCTCTGCAGCTGTAAGGGAAAGCCACGAGAAAGAGCGAACAAGAGCTGAAAAAACCAAGAACTGGTCTATTATTGGTTCTGTGCTGGGAGCCATTATAGGTGTTCTTGGTTCCACCTATGTTAATCGAGTGAGGCTGCAGGAATTGAAAGTCTTGGTGCTTGAAGCACAGAAGGGCCCAGTGAATTTGCAAGAAGCCATTAGAGAACAGGCCTCCAGCCACAGCTTACAGCAGAAGGATCTCAGCGACGTCATAGCAGACCTGAAAAGTGTGCTGCAGACAAGGACCTCACAGGAAATGAAAGAAGGTGCTTTGTTAACTAGACAAGACAAAGGTGACTCCATAAATATAGATGctcttttaattcctttaaacGAACAACTCAGCTACACTAAGCAAGTCAGTTCATGTCTAGGGAGTTTAGAACAGCAGTTTCGTAGTCTGCAGGAAAGTGTAGCACAAATGGTGTCTGAGCTGCAGAGTGTTAAACTTGCTGTTCATGCTAGAACAACGGAAAGAGCCGTGCCAAGGTCTTCAGCAGAAGGTAAGGGCCAGGCTTCTGCTGCGAGAGATGTGATTTTAGAGCTGTGTGATACCGAGCGGAGACTGGAAGCTCAGATCAAGAGGAATTCTATTTACAGCACTGCGCTGACATGTGCTGTGTTTGCTATTACCTTGCCAGTACTCTACATTATACTCAAGGGGAGCTGA